One stretch of Comamonas testosteroni DNA includes these proteins:
- a CDS encoding histidine kinase dimerization/phospho-acceptor domain-containing protein, whose protein sequence is MPQTGMRRSSLQLNLLAWMLGALALVWGSFVIWGYQTGVHEADELTDGHLAGVAALTLNWHVQDDVPVRDSTPVQRPPGLRAHDYQESLSVVLWNAQGLLISRTGQAPLPDFDIEQGFATIGADERKAWRSYTQWSHDKTAKVTVMIDLAERDSLADDIAMQMIEPGFWLLPVIVIALGVAMRRGMRPLNQLTQRVEALDLGRDQRLSDAHVPRELSPMVSSINTLLDRQQEALERERNLANEVAHELRTPLASIALQAQALKSGGQTDTAVMQAALQRIGQDALHAGHVLDQLLTLARAGRGMLDAPLQPVNWADVVRDVAAAQAQHAWQREDMISVDAPQELPVRGNALLLDSALRNLVENAVRHTPTGTQIEVQAGLDSTRALAWVQVCDDGRRDAAPVHVPPVDSLHLGHEIVSRVMQAHGGRFMVAEAPQGFTTCYRMEIPLAG, encoded by the coding sequence ATGCCGCAGACCGGCATGCGCCGCAGCTCGCTGCAGCTGAATCTGCTGGCCTGGATGTTGGGCGCGCTGGCGCTTGTCTGGGGCAGCTTTGTCATCTGGGGCTACCAGACCGGGGTGCACGAGGCCGATGAGCTGACCGACGGACACCTGGCAGGAGTGGCTGCGCTGACCTTGAACTGGCATGTGCAGGACGATGTTCCTGTGCGAGATTCGACACCGGTGCAGCGTCCGCCTGGGCTGCGTGCCCACGATTATCAGGAGTCGCTGAGCGTGGTGCTCTGGAATGCGCAAGGACTGCTGATCTCGCGCACCGGACAGGCGCCTTTGCCGGATTTCGACATCGAGCAGGGCTTTGCCACGATTGGCGCGGATGAACGCAAGGCCTGGCGCAGCTATACCCAGTGGAGCCACGACAAAACAGCCAAGGTCACGGTGATGATCGACCTGGCCGAGCGCGACAGTCTGGCCGACGACATCGCCATGCAGATGATAGAGCCGGGCTTCTGGCTGCTGCCCGTGATCGTGATTGCGCTGGGTGTGGCCATGCGCCGCGGCATGCGTCCTCTCAATCAGCTCACGCAACGCGTGGAGGCGCTGGATCTGGGCCGCGACCAGCGCCTGTCCGACGCCCATGTGCCGCGCGAGCTCTCGCCCATGGTCAGCTCCATCAACACCTTGCTCGACCGCCAGCAGGAGGCACTGGAGCGCGAGCGCAATCTGGCCAATGAAGTGGCCCATGAGCTGCGCACGCCGCTGGCCTCCATCGCTTTGCAGGCCCAGGCACTGAAGTCGGGGGGGCAGACCGATACTGCTGTCATGCAGGCCGCGCTGCAGCGCATTGGCCAGGACGCCCTGCATGCCGGCCATGTGCTCGATCAGTTGCTGACCCTGGCCCGGGCTGGACGCGGCATGCTGGATGCGCCTTTGCAGCCCGTGAACTGGGCCGATGTGGTGCGCGATGTGGCGGCGGCACAAGCTCAGCATGCCTGGCAGCGTGAAGACATGATCTCCGTGGACGCCCCGCAGGAGCTGCCTGTGCGCGGCAATGCGCTGCTGCTCGACTCAGCCCTGCGCAACCTGGTGGAAAACGCCGTGCGCCACACGCCGACGGGCACACAGATCGAGGTGCAGGCCGGTCTTGATTCGACCCGTGCGCTGGCCTGGGTGCAGGTCTGCGATGACGGCAGGCGCGATGCCGCGCCGGTCCATGTGCCGCCCGTGGACAGTCTGCATCTGGGCCATGAAATCGTCAGCCGCGTCATGCAGGCCCATGGCGGGCGCTTCATGGTGGCCGAGGCACCGCAAGGCTTCACCACCTGCTATCGCATGGAAATACCGCTAGCCGGTTAA